One Larus michahellis chromosome 20, bLarMic1.1, whole genome shotgun sequence genomic window carries:
- the EGR3 gene encoding early growth response protein 3 isoform X1: MTGKLLEKLPGTMNTLMNQLPDNLYPEEIPNSLNIFSSSSDSVAHYNQMAADNVMDIGLANEKAGQELSSYSGTFQPAPGNKTVTYLGKFAFDSPSNWCQDNIISLMSAGILGVPPSSGALTSTQSSAGSMGPPQGEVDQMYPALPPYSSCSDLYPEPVSFHDPQSNPGLTYSPQDYQAAKPALDSNLFPMIPDYNLYHHPNDMGTITEHKPFQSLDPIRVNPPPITPLETIKAFKDKQIHPGFGGLPQPPLTLKPIRPRKYPNRPSKTPLHERPHACPAEGCDRRFSRSDELTRHLRIHTGHKPFQCRICMRSFSRSDHLTTHIRTHTGEKPFACEFCGRKFARSDERKRHAKIHLKQKEKKAEKGSAGQPPTAPPAAAAAAATSPPVALAPAVTTCA, translated from the exons ATGACAGGCAAACTACTGGAGAAGCTGCCGGGGACCATGAACACTTTGATGAACCAATTGCCTGACAATCTGTACCCAGAGGAGATCCCCAACTCTTTGAAtatcttctccagcagcagcgACTCGGTGGCTCACTACAACCAGATGGCTGCAG ATAATGTTATGGACATTGGCTTAGCGAACGAAAAGGCCGGTCAGGAACTGTCCTCCTATTCGGGGACATTTCAACCCGCCCCGGGCAACAAGACTGTCACCTACCTGGGGAAATTCGCTTTCGACTCGCCCTCCAACTGGTGCCAGGACAACATCATCAGCCTGATGAGCGCGGGCATCCTGGGGGTGCCGCCGTCCTCGGGCGCGCTCACCAGCACGCAGAGCTCGGCGGGCAGCATGGGGCCGCCGCAGGGCGAGGTGGACCAGATGTACCCCGCGCTGCCGCCCTACTCCTCCTGCAGTGACCTCTACCCGGAGCCCGTCTCCTTCCACGACCCCCAGAGCAACCCCGGCCTCACCTACTCCCCCCAGGATTACCAGGCGGCCAAACCCGCCTTGGACAGCAACCTCTTCCCCATGATCCCAGACTATAACCTCTACCACCACCCCAACGACATGGGCACCATCACGGAGCACAAACCCTTCCAGAGCTTGGACCCCATCCGCGTCAACCCGCCCCCCATCACCCCGCTGGAGACCATCAAGGCCTTCAAGGACAAGCAGATCCACCCGGGTTTCGGGGGGCTGCCGCAGCCACCCCTCACCCTCAAGCCCATCCGACCCCGCAAGTATCCCAACCGGCCCAGCAAGACGCCGCTCCACGAGCGGCCCCACGCCTGCCCCGCCGAGGGTTGCGACCGCCGCTTCTCCCGCTCCGACGAGCTCACCCGCCACCTCCGCATCCACACGGGCCACAAGCCCTTCCAGTGCCGCATCTGCATGCGGAGCTTCAGCCGCAGCGACCACCTCACCACCCACATCCGCACCCACACCGGCGAGAAACCCTTCGCCTGCGAGTTCTGCGGCCGCAAGTTCGCCCGCTCCGACGAGCGCAAGCGGCACGCCAAGATCCACCTCaagcagaaggagaagaaggCCGAGAAGGGTTCGGCCGGGCAACCCCCCaccgcgccccccgccgccgccgccgccgccgccacctcgcCCCCCGTCGCCCTCGCCCCCGCCGTCACCACGTGCGCTTGA
- the EGR3 gene encoding early growth response protein 3 isoform X2 translates to MDIGLANEKAGQELSSYSGTFQPAPGNKTVTYLGKFAFDSPSNWCQDNIISLMSAGILGVPPSSGALTSTQSSAGSMGPPQGEVDQMYPALPPYSSCSDLYPEPVSFHDPQSNPGLTYSPQDYQAAKPALDSNLFPMIPDYNLYHHPNDMGTITEHKPFQSLDPIRVNPPPITPLETIKAFKDKQIHPGFGGLPQPPLTLKPIRPRKYPNRPSKTPLHERPHACPAEGCDRRFSRSDELTRHLRIHTGHKPFQCRICMRSFSRSDHLTTHIRTHTGEKPFACEFCGRKFARSDERKRHAKIHLKQKEKKAEKGSAGQPPTAPPAAAAAAATSPPVALAPAVTTCA, encoded by the coding sequence ATGGACATTGGCTTAGCGAACGAAAAGGCCGGTCAGGAACTGTCCTCCTATTCGGGGACATTTCAACCCGCCCCGGGCAACAAGACTGTCACCTACCTGGGGAAATTCGCTTTCGACTCGCCCTCCAACTGGTGCCAGGACAACATCATCAGCCTGATGAGCGCGGGCATCCTGGGGGTGCCGCCGTCCTCGGGCGCGCTCACCAGCACGCAGAGCTCGGCGGGCAGCATGGGGCCGCCGCAGGGCGAGGTGGACCAGATGTACCCCGCGCTGCCGCCCTACTCCTCCTGCAGTGACCTCTACCCGGAGCCCGTCTCCTTCCACGACCCCCAGAGCAACCCCGGCCTCACCTACTCCCCCCAGGATTACCAGGCGGCCAAACCCGCCTTGGACAGCAACCTCTTCCCCATGATCCCAGACTATAACCTCTACCACCACCCCAACGACATGGGCACCATCACGGAGCACAAACCCTTCCAGAGCTTGGACCCCATCCGCGTCAACCCGCCCCCCATCACCCCGCTGGAGACCATCAAGGCCTTCAAGGACAAGCAGATCCACCCGGGTTTCGGGGGGCTGCCGCAGCCACCCCTCACCCTCAAGCCCATCCGACCCCGCAAGTATCCCAACCGGCCCAGCAAGACGCCGCTCCACGAGCGGCCCCACGCCTGCCCCGCCGAGGGTTGCGACCGCCGCTTCTCCCGCTCCGACGAGCTCACCCGCCACCTCCGCATCCACACGGGCCACAAGCCCTTCCAGTGCCGCATCTGCATGCGGAGCTTCAGCCGCAGCGACCACCTCACCACCCACATCCGCACCCACACCGGCGAGAAACCCTTCGCCTGCGAGTTCTGCGGCCGCAAGTTCGCCCGCTCCGACGAGCGCAAGCGGCACGCCAAGATCCACCTCaagcagaaggagaagaaggCCGAGAAGGGTTCGGCCGGGCAACCCCCCaccgcgccccccgccgccgccgccgccgccgccacctcgcCCCCCGTCGCCCTCGCCCCCGCCGTCACCACGTGCGCTTGA